TGATACCCATCACCAGCGGCCCGGAAATCACGCCCCGACTGGCATCCATCGCCGGGAAGATACGATCCAGTGCGCCTAATGCTTCGCGGGCATACAGCAGCGCTGACTCCCCCGCCGCGGTCAGTTCAAAGCCTTTCGGGCCGCGGGTACACAGCGCCGTTCCCAGGGTTTCTTCGATCGATTTGATCTGACGACTGATGGTCGCCTTGGTCATGTTCAGGGATTTCTCAGCAGCAGAAAATCCGCCAGATTGCGCCACCACGCAGAATATTCGCAAGGCGCGCAGGTCTTTCTCATTCAGTGTCCGGGGTTTCATGGTTGCTGTTTCCGTAACCGTGATTGCAAATAAGATCAGTTTTCCTGGTCAATCCGTATCCCTACACTCGCCTCAGTTCGTTTTCGCCAATACCAGGAAATCATTATGTCTTTACCGTTAACAGTGCCACCGCAAACTAATCATAAATCACTGCTGTTTTCCGAATTAGCCCTCGATCTCGATAATTTGCAAGCACATTTTGCCGTGCTGGGGATGCCTTACGGCGCGGCTTACACCCCGCAGGACTACAATAATGACCAGGTTCGCGCGCCAACAGCCATTCGTCAGGCCTCCGATCGCGTTATCCGCAGCCCTGAACGTTACGACTTCGATATTGATGGGCCGTTATTGCAGGGTCGAGATGATGTGCGTTTTGTGGACTGTGGTGATGTCCCGGCCGATCTTAACGACCCGCGCGGCCATTTCGTCCGTGCCGAACAGGCGGTACGTAAAATTCTCGCGGCGGGTGCCATTCCCATCGTGCTGGGCGGCGACCACGGCATCACCAATCCGATCCTGCGTGCCTTTGACGACCAGGGACCGATCACCATTGTCCATCTTGATGCACATCTCGACTGGCGTGACGAGGTCAACGGGGTGACTGACGGTTTATCCAGCCCGATGCGCCGTGCTTCTGAGCTGCCGTTCGTTAAAGACATTATTCAAATCGGTATGCGCGCCTCCGGCAGCGCCCGCCAGGAAGAGGCGGATTATGCCCGTGAATGGGGTGCCAAAATCATCACCGCCTATGAACTGCACGATCACGGCATGGATGCGGTGCTGGCGCAGATCCCGGACGGCGGTCGCTATTACCTGACGATCGACGCCGATGGTTTTGATCCAGCGGTGATGCCCGCCGTGGCAGGCCCGGCCCCGGGCGGCGTGACCTTTGTTCAGGCGCGCAAACTGATTCACGGTTTGGTGAAAAAAGGCCGGGTGGTGGGGATGGATATCGTCGAGATCCAGCCGGCCAAAGATGTCCACCAGATTTCCTGCATGACCGCAGGCCGTCTGGTGCTCAATTTGATTGGTGCGGCCATTCGCGCCGGTTACTGCGACAGCAATGTTTAATCTTTTGGAGGACCTATGACTCTTCGCTCGCTTCTGCTCACTGCGCTGCTGTTTTCATCTGTTTCTCAGGCTGCTGACCCCATCCGGGTGGCGATTGATCCCACCTTCCCGCCGATGGAATATATCCAGAACAACCAGCGTACCGGCTTTGATGTGGATTTAGCCGCCGCCTTGTCAAAACAGATGGGCCGCCCGTGGGTGTATACCGATATGGATTTTAAAGCGATGGTGCCCTCGGTATTAGCCGGACGTCAGGACATCGTGTTGTCCGCCATTTACATCACTGACGATCGCAAAAAAGTGGTGGATTTTACCGACCCTTACTTCTCTGCCGGGCTGGTGGTGATGGTGAAGAAAGGCGACACCCGCATCAAAACGCCGCAAGACCTGGCCGGTAAACGGGTTGCCGTGCAGGTCGGCACCAAATCAGTCAAGGTGCTGGCGGATCAGTTCCCCAGCGCCCAGAGCGTAGAAGTGGAAAAGAACGAAGAAATGTTCAACTCACTGGAAGCGGGCCGCGCCGATGCCGTGGTGACCGGTAAACCGGCGGCGCTGCTTTACAGTAAAACCCGAGGCACCACGCAGATCCTGCCGGAACCACTCACCCATGAAGAGTACGGCATTGCGGTCAGCAAACGTGAACCGGAACTGCGCCAGCAGCTCAATGACGCGCTGAAAGCCATCAAAGCCGACGGCACTTACGATGCGTTGCAGAAAAAATGGTTTGGCACCGCCGCACAATAAGCCGGGGTAAGCATGGTTGAATTTGATTTTACCCCCGCGTTTGCTGCCTGGCCGGAGCTGTTGTCCGGGGCCTGGGTGACGATTGAAGTCACCCTCTGCGCCCTGCTGATCAGCTGCTGTCTCGGCACCTTAATCGGCTTGGGGAGACTCACTCCCCAGCGCAAACTGGTGTGGTGGTTA
The DNA window shown above is from Pantoea sp. At-9b and carries:
- a CDS encoding agmatinase, giving the protein MSLPLTVPPQTNHKSLLFSELALDLDNLQAHFAVLGMPYGAAYTPQDYNNDQVRAPTAIRQASDRVIRSPERYDFDIDGPLLQGRDDVRFVDCGDVPADLNDPRGHFVRAEQAVRKILAAGAIPIVLGGDHGITNPILRAFDDQGPITIVHLDAHLDWRDEVNGVTDGLSSPMRRASELPFVKDIIQIGMRASGSARQEEADYAREWGAKIITAYELHDHGMDAVLAQIPDGGRYYLTIDADGFDPAVMPAVAGPAPGGVTFVQARKLIHGLVKKGRVVGMDIVEIQPAKDVHQISCMTAGRLVLNLIGAAIRAGYCDSNV
- a CDS encoding glutamine ABC transporter substrate-binding protein translates to MTLRSLLLTALLFSSVSQAADPIRVAIDPTFPPMEYIQNNQRTGFDVDLAAALSKQMGRPWVYTDMDFKAMVPSVLAGRQDIVLSAIYITDDRKKVVDFTDPYFSAGLVVMVKKGDTRIKTPQDLAGKRVAVQVGTKSVKVLADQFPSAQSVEVEKNEEMFNSLEAGRADAVVTGKPAALLYSKTRGTTQILPEPLTHEEYGIAVSKREPELRQQLNDALKAIKADGTYDALQKKWFGTAAQ